The nucleotide sequence AACCCTTAAAGTCGGCTGGAGGCTCGTGGTCCGCCCACGTTCATCAACTGTGAGGTGATCAAAAAGGCCAGACCGGAGGTGGTCTGGCCCTTCTCTAGAGAGAAATGTTTATGGGCGCTGAAGGCCGAACACCGGGCTGGTGTACGTCTCGATGTGGTTGGGGTTGCTCTCGTCACCCAGGGCCTTGAGAACGCGCAGGCGCAGGCGGTAATCACCGTTGGCAACAACGCTCCCGTCGGCCAGCGTGCCGTCCCAGGTCCAGGTGAAGTAGGCGTCGCTGCCCGCGCCGGTGTAGCTGTTGCTGGCGTTGCGGCGTACGTACTCGTCGCGCGAGACGGTGCCGATGAGGTTCCCGTTCGCATCCAGCACGTCCATCTCAATCCAGCGCGACTGGTGCGCGAGGTGCACCCACAGGCGAGGGTAATCATCGATCAAAAGCGGCTCCTCGCCCTCATCAGCCACATTCACCTTCCCCAGCGTGAAGACGGGCTTCTCGGTTGGGTTCACGCCTTCGAAGTACACCTGACCCTCGACCGCGTCGTACAGAGCCGGGAAGTCACGGGCCGTGTTGCCCAGGCCGTAGCCCGGCAGCGAGATGTTCCCCAGCACCTGAATGCTCTGGTAGTCCCCCTTAAAGCCGCCGTAGGGCACGCTGAGATTGGTGCCAACGCTGCTCTCCAGCCGGATGTACCCCCCGTACTGTGAGCGGTCTGGGGCGCTGGCGGGCGGCGTGACCGTCACATTCAGTTCCGCGCGGCTGAAGGGCTCGATGGTGATTGTGAGGGCGTTTGCACTGCTGTCTACCGCTTGCCCGTTGATGCTGACCGAAGCATAGGCCGCAGAGGGCTGGGGCGCGAAAGTCGTGCCGCCGATCGTCAGTGCGGGGACGTGGTACACACGGTAGGTCTGCTTGAGGGGACTGTCGTTGTGAACCGTCAGCACCTTGGTGCGGGTGGGGAAAGCGTCACTCTCGCCCAGTGCGAGCTTGCTGGGGGTCACGCTGGTGCCCGTCGACATGGCGGCAAGCGCCGCAGGGGCGTTGATCATCCCTGCACCCTGGCGCTGCACGTAATCCACGTAGGTGGTGATTTGACCGTTGAGGAAGAAGTTGATGGGTTTTGCCGTGTTCTGGAAGAGGCGGCGAGCTTCCCCGTCCACCGAGGCGAGCTGCGGATTGGCTTCCAGCATCAGCGCGGCGACGCCCGCGGCGTGCGGCGCAGCCATGCTGGTGCCACTCAGAACCGCATACCCGGTCGCCTCAATGCTGAGGGGATAGGTGCTCTTGATCAGGCCACCAGGCGCGGCAATATCCGGCTTGAGGGCGAGGTCGGGCGAGGTGCCGTAGCTGGAGAAACTGCTCAGGGTGTTGCCGGTGGGGTTGCTGAACAGCTGGCGCTCACCGGTAAAGGTGACGCGAGGCGCGCCGCCAGCGTTGATGGCCGCATCCAGCCGTGCGCCGTCGACATTCGAAAGACCTACCACAGGAATCTCGATCACAACGTTGTCGTTGGCCAGGCTGGGCGCCACCGAGGGCGTGATCACGCCGTAGGTGTTGTTGTAGATCAAGACAGCCCTCGCCCCCGCCGCCTGGGCGTTGAGCACCTTTTCACGGAAGGAGCAGGTCCCACGCCGAATCAGCACGGCCTTCCCAGTCAGGCTGCCGGGGGCGAAGGGGCTGGCCCCGTTCACCGTGCAGCCGTCGTTGGTGGTGGTCGTGGTGCTTCCTGGAGCCTTGGTCAGCTCGAGGCTGAGGCCCGTTGCGGGACTGGGCGCGCCGCTCGCCACCGCGTACCCCAGGCGGCTTCCGTCCGTACTCAGCGTGAGCACGCTCAGCTCCTGCTTGGTGTTGTCTACCGAGGCGACGGCAATCACGTTCTCACCCAAACTGGGCGCGCCCGTCGCGTACTGACCGTTGGTGCCGCTGTTGCCCGCCGAGACGGTCACGATCATGCCGCGCTTGGCAAGGCGGCTCGCCGCCTTGGCGGTGGGGTACTCGGGCCACTGGAAAGAGGCACCGATACTCATGTTGAGCACCTGCATGCCGTCGGCCTCGGCCCGCTCCATCGCCTGAAGCATGATGTCCGCGCTCGTCGAGCCCTCGCAGCCGAACACCTTGTACGCCCCGAACAGCACATCGGGGGCTACTCCCTTGAACCCGTTGGTCGGGTCATTCGCACCCACGATGCCTGCGACATGGGTGCCGTGCCCACCACAGTCATCGGGATTGTCGTCGGGAACGGGTGTATAGTTGCCATTCGTCCCGAAATCGTCCCCCACAAAGTCGTACCCGGTGATCACGCGGCCCCGGAAAGCCGGGTGATCCAGGTCAATCCCGGTGTCCATAATGGCGACCTTCACGTTCTTGCCGGTCAGCCCCAGCTCATCACGAACATAGTCCGCACCGGTCATGCCCACAGCGGTCTGCATCTGGGGCTCTGCCGTGTCCGGTGCGCGCTCGGTCACGGGCCGCTCGATCTTCACCACTGGGAACACGTTCAGAACGCCCGGCAGGCGGGCGATACGCGCCGCCTCACTCGCGCTGGCTGTCACGCTGAACCCGTTGAAGAGGCGCTGGTAGCTGGCGAACTCTCGCAGCTTGATGCCCGCCTGGGCTGCCCGCAGGCGGAACTCGGCCTGCTGGCTGCGAATGCTCTGCGCACCGAGCGCGGTGGGGTCACCCGTCAGCTCGATGAAGTACCGTCCACTCTCGCTGGCGACGATGTCTTTGCCGCTCACCTTGACTGCAGTTCCAGAGGAGGTCTTGGGAGCGCCGGTAGACGTGCTGGGCGTGCTACCGCAAGCCGCGAGAGCGATGGCGGCCGTCAGCAGCACGAGGGCGTTGCGGGTGGTGTTCAAGATCAAGTCTCCTTATAGGGGATCCAGAGAGGCGAAGCCTTAACGGCGACTGAGTTCCAGACGGTACTGGTTGGTGATCCGGTCGTCGGTCGCATTGGGATCGTCGTAGATGTCGAAGCTGGTCACCAGGATGTAGTAGGTGCCCGTCTGCGGCAGGTTGAACAGCAGTTCGGAGTCAAAGCCCGCTCCGCTGTCATCGTCCTTTTCCAGGACAGTCTTGCCGTCGGGCATCAGGACCATCACGTAGGGATCGAGCGTGCTGTTGGGGAAAGGACCGCTGCTCGTCTTCACCGTGAGCCGCAGACGGTCCCCGGCCTCGCCGGTGAAGCGGTAGTAATCCACGTCGCGCGGTGCCCCGGCAATCCAGGCGTCCACCGCCTGCCCAAGGGTGATGAGGGTCGCCTGAGCGGGGGTATCGTTCACCTCTGCGGGATCGAGGGCGACAGTGATCGTCTGGCTGGCTTCCGCCGTCTGACCGGCGGTGTCGTACGCCCGCACAGTGATGACATGAGGACCGTTCTGGAGGCGAGTGAACGTCAGGGTAGCTCGGTAGGGCGCTTCGATGTCGACTGCTTGCCGCACGCCGTCCACGTAGAACTCGACCCGGCTGATCCCCCGGTCGTCCTGGGCGTCCGCCGTCACCACAACGCTGTTCTCACGCAATAGTGTGTCGCTCGACAGGCTGAGGCTCACGGTGGGCGGCGTGTCAATAGCCACGGTGAAGGTAACGGTGGTCTCCCCCACGTTGCCCTGCGCGTCGTAGGCGCGAACCGTGATGGTGTGCGGGCCATTCTGTGCGGCCGTGTAGGTGTGTTCCAGCGAGTAGGGCGCTGTAGTGTCCTCACCGAGCTTGGTCTCGCCCTCGTAGAACTCCACCTTGGTGACGCCCTGGTTATCGGAGGCATCCGCGGTGATCGTGACCCTGCCGGGGCTCACCTGGGTGACCGTGGCCGTCACGGTCGGCTTCACGTTGTCCACGTTCACCGTGATGGTCTTGCTGAGTTCGGTCACGTTCCCGGCGTTGTCGTACACCTTGACCAGGATGGTGTGCTCGCCGTTTTGCTCCGCCGTGTAGGTGAGGGCCGCGGTGTAGGGGGCCGCCGTATCCGTCGCGACCAGCTTGCCACCATCGTAGAATTCCACCTTGGCAATGCCGCTCGCGTCGCTCGCCGTCACATTGACGGTGTAGCTGGTCGGGCTGTTGGTCACCACCTCCATATTGGCGACGGGCTTGATGGTATCTGCGGGTGGGGGCGTTGTGGTCGAGATATTGACTGAGACGTTGGTCGTCGCCTCCGCCATATTCCCAGCCGCGTCCACAGCCACCGCACGGTAGGTGACGGTGCCGTTGTTGGCGGCGGTCAGGTTATCCGTCACCTCGTAGGGTGCCGTGGTGTCCTCGCCGAGCTTGGTGTCACCGCGGTAAAAGGTCACCTTGGTAACACCCACATTGTCGGTCGCCGTCGCCACCAGCCGAACACTCCCCGCACTGCTGAGCGTCTGGGGCGTTGCGGTCAGGCTGACTGCGGGTTTTTCGGTGTCCTGGGCAGGCGGTGCCTGAATCCTGACGGTCAGGGTGGCGGTGGCGCTGCCGCTATTCCCCGTCGGGTCCATCGCCACCGCCTTGATGGTGTGGGTTCCATTCTCGGCGGCCGTGTAGCTGCGGCTGAACTCATAGGGCGCTTCGCTATCGGTGCCAAGGAGCGTCTCACCGTCATAAAACGCCACGCTCTTGACTGCCACGTTATCCGACGCCGTGGCCCTAAAGACCACCGCACCCGCCGCACTCAGCTCTGTGGTCGAAAGTTCAAGGGTGACCGTAGGTTGGGTCGTGTCGGATAGGCTGCTGCAAGCCGAAAGAAGCAGAGCAGTCAACAGGGCCAAAGACAAACCGCGCTGTGGTTTCATGAACACTCCTAGAGAAGGAAGCAGCCGAGCAGCCCGATCGGACAGGCGGCAGGGAAATGGGCGGGCCAGCAGGCCCCAGTTGTCTGACGGTGTGAACTATAGTCGGCTTTTTGCCAGGAAGCAAATCCATTTGCAATCCGCCTCTCACGAGACGAGCGGCTCAGCGCAGGCGCTCTGCGGGTCCCAGCGCGACCACCACCGGTGCGGTGAGCGGGCAGAGGTCGAGCACCGCGCGCACATCCGCGAGCGTCACCCCGGCATAGCGGTCAACCTGCTCGGCAGTGCTCAGCGGACGACCAAGCGCGAGAAAGTCGAGACCAAGCGCAAAGAGCC is from Deinococcus sp. YIM 77859 and encodes:
- a CDS encoding S8 family serine peptidase — its product is MNTTRNALVLLTAAIALAACGSTPSTSTGAPKTSSGTAVKVSGKDIVASESGRYFIELTGDPTALGAQSIRSQQAEFRLRAAQAGIKLREFASYQRLFNGFSVTASASEAARIARLPGVLNVFPVVKIERPVTERAPDTAEPQMQTAVGMTGADYVRDELGLTGKNVKVAIMDTGIDLDHPAFRGRVITGYDFVGDDFGTNGNYTPVPDDNPDDCGGHGTHVAGIVGANDPTNGFKGVAPDVLFGAYKVFGCEGSTSADIMLQAMERAEADGMQVLNMSIGASFQWPEYPTAKAASRLAKRGMIVTVSAGNSGTNGQYATGAPSLGENVIAVASVDNTKQELSVLTLSTDGSRLGYAVASGAPSPATGLSLELTKAPGSTTTTTNDGCTVNGASPFAPGSLTGKAVLIRRGTCSFREKVLNAQAAGARAVLIYNNTYGVITPSVAPSLANDNVVIEIPVVGLSNVDGARLDAAINAGGAPRVTFTGERQLFSNPTGNTLSSFSSYGTSPDLALKPDIAAPGGLIKSTYPLSIEATGYAVLSGTSMAAPHAAGVAALMLEANPQLASVDGEARRLFQNTAKPINFFLNGQITTYVDYVQRQGAGMINAPAALAAMSTGTSVTPSKLALGESDAFPTRTKVLTVHNDSPLKQTYRVYHVPALTIGGTTFAPQPSAAYASVSINGQAVDSSANALTITIEPFSRAELNVTVTPPASAPDRSQYGGYIRLESSVGTNLSVPYGGFKGDYQSIQVLGNISLPGYGLGNTARDFPALYDAVEGQVYFEGVNPTEKPVFTLGKVNVADEGEEPLLIDDYPRLWVHLAHQSRWIEMDVLDANGNLIGTVSRDEYVRRNASNSYTGAGSDAYFTWTWDGTLADGSVVANGDYRLRLRVLKALGDESNPNHIETYTSPVFGLQRP
- a CDS encoding Ig-like domain-containing protein; protein product: MKPQRGLSLALLTALLLSACSSLSDTTQPTVTLELSTTELSAAGAVVFRATASDNVAVKSVAFYDGETLLGTDSEAPYEFSRSYTAAENGTHTIKAVAMDPTGNSGSATATLTVRIQAPPAQDTEKPAVSLTATPQTLSSAGSVRLVATATDNVGVTKVTFYRGDTKLGEDTTAPYEVTDNLTAANNGTVTYRAVAVDAAGNMAEATTNVSVNISTTTPPPADTIKPVANMEVVTNSPTSYTVNVTASDASGIAKVEFYDGGKLVATDTAAPYTAALTYTAEQNGEHTILVKVYDNAGNVTELSKTITVNVDNVKPTVTATVTQVSPGRVTITADASDNQGVTKVEFYEGETKLGEDTTAPYSLEHTYTAAQNGPHTITVRAYDAQGNVGETTVTFTVAIDTPPTVSLSLSSDTLLRENSVVVTADAQDDRGISRVEFYVDGVRQAVDIEAPYRATLTFTRLQNGPHVITVRAYDTAGQTAEASQTITVALDPAEVNDTPAQATLITLGQAVDAWIAGAPRDVDYYRFTGEAGDRLRLTVKTSSGPFPNSTLDPYVMVLMPDGKTVLEKDDDSGAGFDSELLFNLPQTGTYYILVTSFDIYDDPNATDDRITNQYRLELSRR